One window of the Benincasa hispida cultivar B227 chromosome 3, ASM972705v1, whole genome shotgun sequence genome contains the following:
- the LOC120072991 gene encoding uncharacterized protein LOC120072991 produces MVLVRGRGSHRDTRRWRDLEGQDPMVQDQDPWFRIKIHKMRIHKFKICKLRILKYQRTPYRLETSQGQGGREPKHGVEHNTRLCHCRHNLSPLVVPIKFTDWATAIGEAITSTVLSPVKDMLDERMAQFAQFQQLSQPQVQMSQVQTQNMIQNQSMSNLSVEAKHLRDFKKYNLNIFNGPLKNLTNAKLWISTMKRFSII; encoded by the coding sequence ATGGTACTTGTTAGGGGAAGAGGCAGTCACAGGGATACCAGAAGGTGGCGCGATCTCGAAGGGCAGGATCCGATGGTTCAGGATCAAGATCCATGGTTCAGGATCAAGATCCACAAGATGAGGATCCACAAATTCAAGATTTGCAAGCTCCGGATCCTTAAGTACCAGAGGACCCCTTACCGCCTAGAGACCTCTCAGGGTCAGGGTGGTAGAGAACCCAAACACGGAGTCGAGCACAACACACGGCTATGCCACTGCAGACACAACCTTTCCCCCTTAGTCGTCCCAATAAAGTTCACCGATTGGGCAACCGCTATTGGGGAAGCAATCACATCAACTGTGTTGAGTCCAGTGAAGGACATGTTAGATGAGCGAATGGCCCAGTTTGCCCAGTTTCAACAGTTATCACAGCCACAAGTTCAGATGTCGCAAGTCCAGACTcagaatatgattcaaaaccAGAGCATGTCGAACCTTTCAGTGGAGGCTAAGCACTTGCGAGATTTCAAGAAGTACAACCTCAACATCTTCAATGGGCCACTAAAGAATTTGACCAATGCAAAACTATGGATATCAACGATGAAGCGATTTTCCATTATATGA